ATACCCAGCAATGCTGCTAAATCTGCAAGCTTAATATCTTAATCTAGATGTTCGTTGACATATTCCAAGACCTGAAGTAGTTGACGCTCAGGTAAACCACCCTCGTAGGTGGAAAGGCGAGGTTTGACAGCAGCATATTGTCTCAGCAAATGCACTGCTAAGACATTTGCCAGCGATTCGATATAGAGCCTGCCGCCTAAATTCTCTTGTCTGAGCTCAGCGAGCAGCAGCATACCAATCGCCTCAATTTGAGGATCACGAATCCGAAATTCAAGGCGTAGTTCAAGCTGATCAGGATTTATCGCAAGGGCTTCTCTAGCAACGCTTTGGATAAAGCGAGATGTAATGCGAATCTGTAAGTAGTGGTCATCTCTATCCCAACGGGCGAAAAAGGGTATCTTCGCGGGCGTGATCGAGATGTCTCCTTTCCCGTGCAGTCCTGCATAGGTCTTGCCACCCTTGATTTGCAGTAAGCGTACTGGGCGAGGTGCCAGAGACAAACAAATCGCATTTTCATCACTGTAATGGCAGCTTCCTTCACCTGGAGGGTATTGGAACTGCTCAACCAGAATGTTTTCCCACCCCTGGGTTTGGCTAGACAAGATGGGTGAGCTGGTCGTCTCTGTCTGACAGGTCACTGGAGTTTTCATCATGCCAAGCCAACTCGTCTAGCCCTGATTGTATTCACTTTTAGATGTCTTCTGTCGGGCCACCTGAAAATTGACCGCAAGATTTTGATAGTGTCACAGGAATCAAATAGCTAAGCACAGGGAAAATTTTTACGCTGGAATAGTGATTGACCAGGAGGAACTATGGCACATCTATTACACCTTGATTCTAGTCCGCGCGGTGAACGGTCCCACTCTCGCCAGATGACTAAAGAGTTTGTTGAACAATGGAAACAAGTCAACTCTGGTGACACTGTTACCTATCGGGATATTGGACACAATCCCGTTCCTCATGTAGATGAACCGTGCATTGCAGCAGCATTCACTCCACCTGAACAGCGTACCTCCGAACTGTGGAAATCGATTCGAATTAGCGATCAGCTAGTAGACGAATTCTTAGCTGCTGATGTGTACGTAATTGGTGTTCCCATGTACAACTTCAGCGTTCCCAGTACATTCAAGGCTTATATTGACCAGATTGTGCGCATAGGGAGAACTGTTGAGTTTGAACCAGATGATTCCGCCAATGGTTTCAAACCGCTGGTTCTGGGTAAGAAGATGTTTATCATCGAATCGCGAGGAGATTCTGGATTTAGACCCGGTGGGCGATACGAGAAGATGAATCATCACGACCCCTACCTTGTCACAGTCTTTGGGTTTATTGGCATCACTGACATCACCTTTATTCATGTTGAAAACGATGAGTATGGTGGGCAAAAGTTAGCGGATTCGATCGCCAATGC
Above is a window of Leptolyngbya sp. FACHB-261 DNA encoding:
- a CDS encoding AraC family transcriptional regulator, whose amino-acid sequence is MMKTPVTCQTETTSSPILSSQTQGWENILVEQFQYPPGEGSCHYSDENAICLSLAPRPVRLLQIKGGKTYAGLHGKGDISITPAKIPFFARWDRDDHYLQIRITSRFIQSVAREALAINPDQLELRLEFRIRDPQIEAIGMLLLAELRQENLGGRLYIESLANVLAVHLLRQYAAVKPRLSTYEGGLPERQLLQVLEYVNEHLD
- a CDS encoding FMN-dependent NADH-azoreductase; amino-acid sequence: MAHLLHLDSSPRGERSHSRQMTKEFVEQWKQVNSGDTVTYRDIGHNPVPHVDEPCIAAAFTPPEQRTSELWKSIRISDQLVDEFLAADVYVIGVPMYNFSVPSTFKAYIDQIVRIGRTVEFEPDDSANGFKPLVLGKKMFIIESRGDSGFRPGGRYEKMNHHDPYLVTVFGFIGITDITFIHVENDEYGGQKLADSIANARIQIAELVRS